The following coding sequences lie in one Isoptericola variabilis 225 genomic window:
- a CDS encoding DUF177 domain-containing protein translates to MLDTHELSRRPGTMREISRVVQAPADLGASVIGIPEGSELLLGLRLEAVMEGVLVSGAVRGTATGECVRCLDPLEREVTVHVQELFVYPERAQAAEAAGDDDADDESVLTDDQADIEPAVRDSVVTALPFQPLCREDCPGLCSGCGARLADDPGHHHDVVDPRWAALKTMLEESSVSDETKES, encoded by the coding sequence GTGCTCGACACGCACGAGCTGTCGCGTCGACCCGGGACGATGCGCGAGATCTCGCGCGTCGTGCAGGCGCCTGCCGACCTGGGCGCGTCGGTCATCGGCATCCCCGAGGGCAGCGAGCTGCTGCTGGGGCTGCGGCTCGAGGCCGTCATGGAGGGCGTGCTCGTCTCGGGTGCCGTGCGCGGCACGGCGACCGGCGAGTGCGTCCGCTGCCTCGACCCGCTCGAGCGCGAGGTCACGGTTCACGTGCAGGAGCTCTTCGTCTACCCGGAGCGTGCGCAGGCGGCCGAGGCCGCGGGCGACGACGACGCCGACGACGAGTCCGTGCTCACCGACGACCAGGCGGACATCGAGCCCGCGGTTCGGGATTCGGTCGTCACTGCACTACCATTTCAACCGCTGTGCCGGGAGGACTGCCCGGGCCTGTGCTCCGGGTGCGGAGCGCGCCTGGCCGACGACCCCGGTCACCATCACGACGTCGTCGACCCTCGCTGGGCGGCGCTGAAGACCATGCTCGAGGAGTCGAGCGTGTCCGACGAGACGAAAGAGAGCTAG
- the coaD gene encoding pantetheine-phosphate adenylyltransferase, with protein MTTAVCPGSFDPITLGHLDIVRRARRMFDVVVVGVARNASKTALLTPAERVEVAREALAADPETADVRVAEVPGLLVDFCREVGAVAVVKGLRGGADFDSELPMALMNRHLTGLETVFVPGDQRYAHVASSLAKDIARHGGPIDDLVPPGAAAAVRAALAR; from the coding sequence GTGACCACCGCAGTCTGCCCCGGGTCGTTCGACCCGATCACGCTCGGCCACCTCGACATCGTGCGCCGGGCGCGCCGCATGTTCGACGTCGTGGTCGTCGGCGTCGCGCGCAACGCCTCGAAGACCGCCCTGCTCACGCCCGCCGAGCGCGTCGAGGTCGCGCGCGAGGCGCTCGCGGCGGACCCGGAGACGGCCGACGTGCGCGTCGCCGAGGTGCCGGGCCTGCTCGTCGACTTCTGCCGCGAGGTGGGCGCCGTCGCGGTGGTCAAGGGCCTGCGCGGGGGAGCGGACTTCGACTCCGAGCTGCCGATGGCCCTCATGAACCGGCACCTGACGGGTCTGGAGACCGTCTTCGTGCCGGGCGACCAGCGCTACGCGCACGTCGCGTCGTCGCTGGCGAAGGACATCGCCCGCCACGGCGGGCCGATCGACGACCTCGTACCGCCCGGCGCGGCCGCGGCGGTGCGTGCGGCGTTGGCGCGCTGA
- the rsmD gene encoding 16S rRNA (guanine(966)-N(2))-methyltransferase RsmD, with translation MTRIVAGTVGGRTIAVPPKGTRPTSDRVREAIFSRLEHLDVLDGGRVLDLFAGSGALGLEAASRGAVEVVLVDSARRAADVARRNVADLGLTGTVRVVADTAERYSAGAVGPFDVVFLDPPYDLAEPALAVVLEHLAAPGVLARGAVVVVERSTRSPEPTWPAGLEPFARKDYGETAVHYAEPTA, from the coding sequence ATGACGAGGATCGTGGCCGGGACGGTCGGCGGGCGCACCATCGCGGTGCCGCCCAAGGGCACGCGTCCCACGAGCGACCGGGTCCGCGAGGCGATCTTCTCCCGGCTCGAGCACCTCGACGTGCTCGACGGCGGCCGCGTGCTCGACCTGTTCGCCGGCTCGGGCGCGCTCGGCCTCGAGGCGGCGAGCCGCGGCGCGGTGGAGGTCGTGCTCGTGGACTCCGCGCGCCGGGCCGCCGACGTCGCGCGGCGCAACGTCGCCGACCTCGGGCTCACCGGGACCGTGCGGGTCGTCGCCGACACCGCCGAGCGGTACTCGGCCGGCGCCGTCGGGCCGTTCGACGTCGTGTTCCTCGACCCGCCGTACGACCTGGCGGAGCCGGCGCTCGCCGTCGTGCTCGAGCACCTCGCCGCGCCGGGCGTGCTCGCCCGCGGTGCCGTCGTCGTCGTCGAGCGCTCGACCCGCAGCCCCGAGCCGACGTGGCCCGCCGGACTCGAGCCGTTCGCGCGCAAGGACTACGGCGAGACGGCCGTGCACTACGCCGAGCCCACGGCCTAG
- a CDS encoding ATP-dependent DNA helicase RecG, protein MGREDEKLSAVLGARTAGSLGKLGLETVGDLLRHYPRRYGDPGTLTDMDRLALGEHVTVMARVARATVRQMRSRGGALLQAVVTDGRHELQLTFFAKRPGALRPHEDKLRPGRVGLFTGVVSAYRGQRQLTHPDYVLVGVDADDEESAMFEASRPIPIYPASASVPSWRIQRAVRTVLDPLTAQDVDDPVPVEVRARLGLPDRLDALRRIHVPADARDWQQARDRFRFEEAFVLQAALAQRRAAAAEQEATARPPRAPGEPSILVDFDAQLPFTLTEGQRSVGEDIARELAQPRPMQRLLQGEVGSGKTVVALRAMLQVVDAGGQAALLAPTEVLAAQHARTLRQLLGPLAEGGLLGGAANGTRVALLTGSLGAAARKEALLQAASGEAGIIVGTHALLGEHVQFADLGLVVVDEQHRFGVEQRDALRAKGRVAPHLLVMTATPIPRTVAMTVFGDLETSSLTEIPAGRSGITTHVVPAANPVWMDRTWARVREEVDAGHRAYVVCPRIHPDADVPTSGAAAASAEFDDVPDFLELTEGEATSDRPPLRAVLEVADMLRTLPQLDGIEVGVLHGQMAPADKDAVMARFASGEVQVLVSTTVIEVGVDVPEATVMVVYDADRFGLSQLHQLRGRVGRGSAPGLCLLVSTAEPGTPAAARVEALAETTDGFRLATLDLELRSEGDVLGAAQSGRSSSLRLLRVVKDADVIEQARREATAVVEADPELHHQPALRGAIEAQLDDEQEEFLERA, encoded by the coding sequence ATGGGCCGCGAGGACGAGAAGCTCTCGGCGGTGCTCGGCGCCCGGACCGCGGGCTCGCTCGGCAAGCTGGGGCTGGAGACGGTCGGCGACCTGCTGCGGCACTACCCGCGCCGGTACGGCGACCCGGGCACGCTCACGGACATGGACAGGCTCGCGCTCGGCGAGCACGTGACGGTCATGGCGCGCGTCGCCCGTGCGACCGTGCGGCAGATGCGCAGCCGTGGCGGCGCGCTCCTGCAGGCGGTGGTGACCGACGGGCGCCACGAGCTGCAGCTCACCTTCTTCGCCAAGCGGCCCGGGGCGCTGCGGCCGCACGAGGACAAGCTGCGCCCGGGGCGCGTCGGCCTGTTCACGGGCGTCGTCAGCGCGTACCGGGGCCAGCGCCAGCTCACGCACCCCGACTACGTGCTCGTGGGCGTCGACGCCGACGACGAGGAGTCGGCGATGTTCGAGGCGAGCAGGCCCATCCCGATCTACCCGGCGTCGGCGTCGGTGCCGAGCTGGCGGATCCAGCGCGCGGTGCGCACGGTGCTCGACCCGCTCACGGCGCAGGACGTCGACGACCCGGTGCCGGTCGAGGTCCGGGCCAGGCTGGGCCTGCCGGACCGGCTCGACGCGCTGCGCCGCATCCACGTGCCCGCCGACGCGCGCGACTGGCAGCAGGCGCGCGACCGCTTCCGCTTCGAGGAGGCGTTCGTCCTCCAGGCCGCGCTCGCGCAGCGCCGCGCGGCCGCGGCGGAGCAGGAGGCGACGGCCCGGCCGCCGCGCGCGCCCGGCGAGCCGAGCATCCTCGTCGACTTCGACGCGCAGCTGCCGTTCACCCTCACCGAGGGGCAGCGCTCGGTCGGCGAGGACATCGCGCGCGAGCTCGCGCAGCCGCGGCCCATGCAGCGGCTGCTACAGGGCGAGGTCGGCTCGGGCAAGACGGTCGTGGCGCTGCGGGCCATGCTCCAGGTGGTCGACGCCGGCGGGCAGGCCGCGCTGCTGGCACCGACCGAGGTGCTCGCCGCGCAGCACGCCCGCACCCTGCGCCAGCTGCTCGGCCCGCTCGCCGAGGGCGGCCTGCTCGGCGGCGCCGCGAACGGCACGCGGGTCGCGCTCCTCACCGGCTCGCTCGGCGCCGCGGCGCGCAAGGAGGCCCTGCTGCAGGCCGCGAGCGGAGAGGCGGGGATCATCGTCGGGACGCACGCGCTGCTCGGCGAGCACGTGCAGTTCGCCGACCTGGGGCTCGTCGTCGTCGACGAGCAGCACCGGTTCGGCGTCGAGCAGCGCGACGCGCTGCGCGCCAAGGGCCGCGTGGCCCCGCACCTGCTCGTCATGACGGCCACGCCGATCCCGCGCACCGTCGCGATGACCGTGTTCGGCGACCTCGAGACGTCGTCGCTGACCGAGATCCCGGCCGGGCGCTCCGGCATCACGACCCACGTGGTCCCCGCGGCCAACCCCGTGTGGATGGACCGCACCTGGGCGCGCGTGCGCGAGGAGGTCGACGCGGGCCACCGCGCGTACGTCGTGTGCCCGCGCATCCACCCCGACGCGGACGTCCCGACGTCGGGCGCGGCCGCGGCGTCGGCCGAGTTCGACGACGTGCCCGACTTCCTCGAGCTCACCGAGGGCGAGGCGACGTCGGACCGCCCGCCGCTGCGCGCGGTGCTCGAGGTCGCGGACATGCTGCGCACGCTGCCGCAGCTCGACGGGATCGAGGTCGGCGTCCTGCACGGGCAGATGGCCCCGGCCGACAAGGACGCCGTGATGGCCCGCTTCGCGTCGGGCGAGGTGCAGGTGCTCGTGTCGACGACGGTGATCGAGGTCGGCGTCGACGTCCCCGAGGCGACGGTCATGGTCGTGTACGACGCCGACCGCTTCGGCCTGTCGCAGCTGCACCAGCTGCGCGGCCGCGTCGGGCGCGGGAGCGCGCCCGGCCTGTGCCTGCTCGTCTCGACGGCGGAGCCCGGCACGCCCGCGGCCGCGCGTGTCGAGGCGCTCGCCGAGACGACCGACGGGTTCAGGCTCGCGACGCTCGACCTCGAGCTGCGCTCGGAGGGCGACGTGCTCGGCGCGGCGCAGTCGGGCCGGTCGAGCTCGCTGCGCCTGCTACGGGTCGTCAAGGACGCGGACGTGATCGAGCAGGCTCGGCGCGAGGCGACCGCCGTCGTCGAGGCGGACCCCGAGCTGCACCACCAGCCCGCGCTGCGTGGCGCGATCGAGGCGCAGCTCGACGACGAGCAGGAGGAGTTCCTCGAGCGCGCGTGA
- a CDS encoding DAK2 domain-containing protein: protein MTEAELLDAAVVRTWARLAAEALGRARTALDGVNVFPVADGDTGTNMHLTLREAADAIRDTPDDAGGARLLRLMARGALLGARGNSGVILSEWLRGLAVAATHRDPLAPALDAAARSARRAVAHPEPGTILTAAEVAAAAARDAAAGPAGPEAAPAPADGHDAATQAVLDAARRGAREAALSSPASLAALRAAGVLDAGACGLVLVLHALAEAQRVAGGGRVSEAPGTMTPVTLDLDLGPAAVTGTAPATVPPGVVAGVPAADGEELELMFVLHRPAGAAEFAPGEVGEALRAELGEVGDSVVVVGGGQDDAEDADTVWQAHVHTPDLDAALAVARRWAGRGDVSHVHVRHLAVPPVGWGVVAATDAPALAADLARGGAVVLLALDVTVSADDLAQAALRRRRPAGARPARAGARTPRRASPQRSRAAGRAALRTRTTSARSTTTSRRSSCTRPTTRTSSPPSPSPRTRSTPPTAATSTSPPRSAGRSAACAPPAPTPPAAARSSPSCWRPAGRPCSSRSSSTTPCRPPSSATSRRWRPGRPPGPTSSCCRRDARAPG from the coding sequence TTGACCGAGGCCGAGCTGCTCGACGCCGCGGTCGTGCGCACCTGGGCGCGGCTCGCGGCCGAGGCCCTCGGGCGGGCGCGCACCGCGCTCGACGGCGTCAACGTCTTCCCCGTGGCCGACGGCGACACGGGCACGAACATGCACCTCACGCTGCGCGAGGCCGCCGACGCGATCCGCGACACGCCCGACGACGCCGGCGGCGCCCGCCTCCTGCGGCTCATGGCCCGCGGCGCCCTCCTCGGCGCGCGGGGCAACTCGGGCGTGATCCTCAGCGAGTGGCTGCGCGGCCTGGCCGTGGCCGCCACGCACCGCGACCCGCTCGCGCCCGCGCTCGATGCCGCCGCCCGCAGCGCGCGCCGCGCGGTCGCGCACCCCGAGCCCGGGACCATCCTCACCGCGGCCGAGGTCGCGGCCGCCGCGGCGCGCGACGCCGCCGCGGGCCCGGCCGGCCCGGAGGCCGCGCCGGCCCCGGCCGACGGGCACGACGCGGCGACGCAGGCCGTGCTCGACGCCGCCCGGCGCGGGGCGCGCGAGGCCGCGCTCTCGAGCCCCGCCTCGCTCGCGGCGCTGCGCGCGGCCGGCGTGCTCGACGCCGGCGCGTGCGGCCTCGTCCTCGTCCTGCACGCCCTCGCCGAGGCCCAGCGCGTCGCCGGGGGCGGACGGGTGTCGGAGGCGCCGGGCACCATGACGCCCGTGACGCTCGACCTCGACCTCGGCCCGGCGGCCGTCACCGGCACCGCGCCCGCTACCGTGCCGCCCGGCGTCGTCGCGGGCGTCCCCGCGGCCGACGGCGAGGAGCTCGAGCTCATGTTCGTGCTGCACCGTCCCGCGGGCGCCGCCGAGTTCGCGCCCGGCGAGGTGGGCGAGGCGCTGCGCGCCGAGCTCGGCGAGGTCGGCGACTCGGTCGTCGTCGTGGGCGGCGGCCAGGACGACGCCGAGGACGCCGACACCGTCTGGCAGGCGCACGTGCACACGCCCGACCTGGACGCGGCGCTCGCGGTCGCGCGGAGATGGGCCGGCCGGGGCGACGTCTCGCACGTCCACGTCCGCCACCTCGCCGTGCCGCCCGTCGGGTGGGGCGTGGTCGCCGCGACCGACGCCCCGGCGCTCGCGGCCGACCTCGCGCGCGGCGGCGCCGTCGTGCTCCTCGCGCTCGACGTGACCGTCTCGGCCGACGACCTCGCCCAGGCCGCGCTACGGCGCCGGCGCCCGGCGGGTGCTCGTCCTGCCCGGGCCGGTGCCCGAACGCCGCGACGGGCGTCCCCGCAGCGCTCGCGCGCCGCGGGGCGGGCCGCCCTGCGGACGCGGACGACGAGCGCCCGGTCGACGACGACGTCGAGGCGGTCGTCGTGCACGCGCCCGACGACGCGCACGTCGTCACCGCCGTCGCCGTCGCCGCGGACGCGGTCGACGCCGCCGACGGCCGCGACGTCGACGTCGCCGCCGCGGTCCGCGGGGCGCTCGGCCGCCTGCGCACCGCCCGCGCCGACGCCGCCGGCTGCGGCGCGGTCCTCGCCGAGCTGCTGGCGGCCGGCGGGCCGCCCGTGCTCGTCACGGTCCTCGTCGACGACGCCGTGCCGCCCGCCGTCGTCGGCGACCTCGAGGCGGTGGCGGCCCGGGAGGCCCCCGGGGCCGACGTCGTCGTGCTGCCGACGGGACGCCCGGGCGCCGGGGTGA
- the rpmB gene encoding 50S ribosomal protein L28: MAANCDVCGKGPGFGHSISHSHIRTKRRWNPNIQRVRAVVAGTPKRVNVCTSCLKAGKVQRQA; the protein is encoded by the coding sequence GTGGCTGCCAACTGCGACGTCTGCGGCAAGGGCCCGGGCTTCGGGCACAGCATCTCGCACTCCCACATCCGCACCAAGCGCCGCTGGAACCCGAACATCCAGCGCGTGCGTGCCGTCGTCGCGGGCACCCCGAAGCGCGTCAACGTCTGCACCTCGTGCCTCAAGGCCGGCAAGGTGCAGCGCCAGGCCTGA
- a CDS encoding GNAT family N-acetyltransferase: MMVQTDNDVVIRSATPGDAPAIARVHVASWKQAHAGILPPEYLDTLGPESRLEEWTRILSEGRGTTIVAEADGRMLGFASWGPSRDEDAEPGDLELYAIYLDPEAWGRGVARDLMRTVLADVSDGTPMSLWVPATSERARHFYRRHGFHPDGIERIDEVGGTPVTQVRYRRG, from the coding sequence ATGATGGTGCAGACCGACAACGACGTTGTCATCCGGTCCGCGACGCCGGGCGACGCCCCTGCGATCGCCCGCGTGCACGTGGCGTCGTGGAAGCAGGCGCACGCCGGCATCCTGCCGCCCGAGTACCTCGACACGCTCGGCCCGGAGAGTCGCCTCGAGGAGTGGACCAGGATCCTCTCCGAGGGGCGGGGCACCACCATCGTCGCCGAGGCCGACGGCCGCATGCTCGGGTTCGCGAGCTGGGGCCCGTCGCGCGACGAGGACGCCGAGCCGGGCGACCTCGAGCTCTACGCCATCTACCTGGACCCCGAGGCCTGGGGGCGGGGCGTCGCGCGTGACCTCATGCGCACCGTCCTCGCGGACGTCTCGGACGGCACGCCCATGTCGCTGTGGGTGCCCGCGACGAGCGAGCGCGCCCGCCACTTCTACCGCCGCCACGGCTTCCACCCGGACGGCATCGAGCGCATCGACGAGGTCGGCGGCACCCCGGTCACGCAGGTGCGCTACCGCCGCGGCTGA
- a CDS encoding thiamine-phosphate kinase, with amino-acid sequence MTDPALLVRDLDETELLARVFPLLPPGEATDVGPGDDAAVVRAPDGRYVVSTDVLVEDRHFRRRWSSGYDVGRRAAVQNLADVAAMGARPTALVVSLVVPGDLPVAWVTDLARGLADATSPVGAAVVGGDLSGGDAVVVAVTVHGDLAGRRPVLRSGARAGDVVAHAGVRGRSAAGLALLDARTAVPSDGAPGASGPFAPLVAGYLRPWAPLDAGPAAADAGTTAMLDVSDGLLRDAGRLARASGVVVDLDRAALEPDVAELADAARALGSEDPEGTALAWVLSGGEDHGLLATFPAGTPLPEPFRAVGHVRALDGQGPRVTLDGHEPAVGPGWDHFGGR; translated from the coding sequence GTGACCGACCCCGCCCTGCTGGTCCGCGACCTCGACGAGACCGAGCTCCTCGCCCGCGTCTTCCCGCTGCTGCCACCGGGCGAGGCGACGGACGTCGGGCCCGGCGACGACGCGGCCGTGGTCCGCGCGCCCGACGGGCGCTACGTCGTCTCGACCGACGTGCTCGTCGAGGACCGGCACTTCCGGCGTCGGTGGTCGTCCGGGTACGACGTCGGACGGCGGGCCGCGGTGCAGAACCTCGCGGACGTCGCGGCCATGGGTGCGCGGCCGACGGCCCTCGTCGTGTCGCTCGTCGTGCCGGGAGACCTGCCGGTCGCGTGGGTCACTGACCTGGCCCGCGGCCTCGCGGACGCGACGTCGCCCGTCGGCGCCGCGGTGGTCGGGGGAGACCTGTCCGGCGGCGACGCGGTGGTCGTCGCCGTGACCGTGCACGGGGACCTCGCCGGCCGCCGTCCGGTGCTGCGCTCGGGTGCGCGCGCGGGCGACGTCGTCGCCCACGCGGGCGTGCGCGGCCGTTCGGCCGCGGGGCTCGCGCTGCTCGACGCCCGCACGGCCGTCCCGTCCGACGGCGCGCCGGGGGCGTCAGGCCCGTTCGCGCCGCTCGTCGCGGGCTACCTGCGCCCGTGGGCACCGCTGGACGCGGGCCCGGCCGCAGCCGACGCCGGTACGACGGCGATGCTCGACGTCTCGGACGGCCTCCTGCGCGACGCCGGGCGCCTCGCCCGGGCGAGCGGCGTCGTCGTCGACCTCGACCGCGCGGCGCTCGAGCCCGACGTCGCCGAGCTGGCGGACGCCGCCAGGGCGCTCGGTTCCGAGGACCCGGAGGGCACCGCGCTCGCGTGGGTGCTGTCCGGTGGGGAGGACCACGGCTTGCTGGCCACGTTCCCGGCCGGGACGCCGCTGCCCGAGCCGTTCCGCGCCGTCGGTCACGTGCGCGCGCTCGACGGGCAGGGGCCGCGGGTCACGCTCGACGGGCACGAGCCCGCCGTGGGACCCGGGTGGGACCACTTCGGTGGTCGGTGA
- a CDS encoding DUF3515 domain-containing protein translates to MLRRAVPLLLATPVVAVLAGCAPTIGVEAAEDAANPVCAEVMLALPDRLAEDLPKVKTNAQATAAWGEPGAAVTLRCGVTPPGPSTDCQRVESAAGTVDWIVVTDGEGTWRFTTYGRDPAVEVVVPPAVTETHSTAFVADLAQAVGHVEQTRACT, encoded by the coding sequence GTGCTCCGCCGTGCCGTGCCGCTGCTCCTGGCCACGCCCGTCGTCGCCGTGCTGGCCGGCTGCGCCCCGACGATCGGCGTCGAGGCAGCCGAGGACGCGGCCAACCCCGTGTGTGCCGAGGTGATGCTCGCGCTGCCCGACCGGCTGGCCGAGGACCTTCCCAAGGTCAAGACCAACGCTCAGGCGACGGCCGCATGGGGCGAGCCGGGCGCCGCCGTGACGCTGCGCTGCGGCGTCACCCCGCCCGGCCCGTCGACGGACTGCCAGCGGGTGGAGTCGGCTGCGGGCACCGTGGACTGGATCGTCGTGACCGACGGCGAGGGGACGTGGCGCTTCACGACCTACGGCCGCGATCCCGCCGTCGAGGTCGTCGTGCCGCCCGCCGTGACCGAGACGCACTCCACGGCGTTCGTCGCCGACCTCGCCCAGGCCGTGGGTCACGTCGAGCAGACGCGCGCGTGCACCTGA
- a CDS encoding VOC family protein → MDQRLSLVTLVVGDLTATRRFYVDGLGWEPLLEAPGEVLMFRVGEHLVLSLWDEGHAREEIGPVGRDGTPPVTLAHNLASPSAIDQVLDDARRAGAPMVSDAVDRAWGGYSGYFADPDGFRWEVAWAPGPLSEIVLPGEPGEH, encoded by the coding sequence ATGGACCAACGCCTGAGTCTCGTCACGCTCGTCGTCGGGGATCTGACCGCGACGCGGCGCTTCTACGTCGACGGCCTCGGTTGGGAGCCGCTGCTGGAGGCTCCCGGGGAGGTACTCATGTTTCGCGTGGGCGAGCACCTCGTCCTCTCCCTGTGGGACGAGGGGCACGCCCGCGAGGAGATCGGCCCGGTCGGCCGCGACGGGACGCCGCCGGTCACGCTCGCGCACAACCTCGCGTCGCCGTCCGCCATCGACCAGGTGCTCGACGACGCACGTCGCGCCGGTGCACCGATGGTGAGTGACGCCGTCGACCGGGCGTGGGGCGGGTACTCCGGGTACTTCGCCGACCCGGACGGCTTCCGCTGGGAGGTCGCCTGGGCGCCCGGGCCCCTGTCGGAGATCGTCCTGCCCGGCGAGCCGGGCGAGCACTGA
- a CDS encoding D-alanine--D-alanine ligase family protein, producing MSDATTAPVPAVPDPADGTPRKPRVALLFGGRSGEHAISAATAAGVLGAIDRSKYDVVPVGITREGRWVVAEDSPERWQITGGRLPEVTDETGGEVVLSLTRGERTLRVLEPGAVPALLGEVDVVFPLLHGPYGEDGTIQGMLELADVRYVGAGVLASAVGMDKHFMKLVLAGHGLPVGPYTVIRPRDWERSPKVCAQTVETLGLPVFVKPARAGSSLGITRVDDLADLPAAVEAAREHDPKVIVEAAVHGREIECAVLGGRGGAAPRASLPGEIVVDHDTHAFYDFEAKYLDEAHVKLECPADLPEHLTEEIRRLAVRTFEAVGAEGLSRVDVFVTPDEQVVVNEINTMPGFTPYSMYPRMWEASGLSYPELVDELIQLALERRTGLR from the coding sequence ATGTCCGACGCCACCACCGCCCCCGTCCCCGCCGTGCCCGACCCGGCCGACGGCACGCCGCGCAAGCCGCGGGTCGCCCTGCTCTTCGGCGGTCGCTCCGGCGAGCACGCCATCTCGGCCGCGACGGCCGCCGGCGTGCTGGGTGCGATCGACCGGTCGAAGTACGACGTCGTGCCGGTCGGCATCACCCGTGAGGGCCGGTGGGTCGTCGCCGAGGACTCCCCGGAGCGGTGGCAGATCACGGGCGGCCGGCTCCCCGAGGTCACCGACGAGACCGGCGGCGAGGTCGTGCTGTCGCTCACGCGCGGCGAGCGGACCCTGCGCGTGCTCGAGCCGGGCGCCGTGCCGGCGCTGCTCGGCGAGGTCGACGTCGTCTTCCCGCTCCTGCACGGGCCCTACGGCGAGGACGGCACGATCCAGGGCATGCTCGAGCTCGCCGACGTCCGGTACGTCGGCGCGGGCGTCCTGGCCTCGGCCGTGGGGATGGACAAGCACTTCATGAAGCTCGTGCTCGCCGGGCACGGGCTTCCCGTCGGGCCGTACACGGTCATCCGGCCGCGGGACTGGGAGCGCAGCCCGAAGGTCTGCGCCCAGACGGTCGAGACGCTCGGCCTGCCGGTGTTCGTCAAGCCCGCGCGCGCGGGCTCGTCGCTCGGCATCACGCGCGTCGACGACCTCGCCGACTTGCCGGCCGCCGTCGAGGCCGCGCGTGAGCACGACCCCAAGGTCATCGTCGAGGCTGCCGTGCACGGCCGCGAGATCGAGTGCGCCGTGCTGGGCGGGCGCGGGGGAGCGGCGCCGCGCGCGTCGCTGCCGGGCGAGATCGTCGTCGACCACGACACGCACGCGTTCTACGACTTCGAGGCCAAGTACCTCGACGAGGCGCACGTGAAGCTCGAGTGCCCCGCCGACCTGCCCGAGCACCTCACCGAGGAGATCCGCCGCCTCGCCGTGCGGACGTTCGAGGCCGTCGGCGCCGAGGGGCTCTCGCGCGTCGACGTGTTCGTCACCCCCGACGAGCAGGTCGTCGTCAACGAGATCAACACCATGCCCGGGTTCACGCCGTACTCGATGTACCCGCGGATGTGGGAGGCGTCGGGGCTGAGCTACCCCGAGCTCGTCGACGAGCTCATCCAGCTCGCGCTCGAGCGTCGCACGGGCCTGCGCTGA
- a CDS encoding acyl-CoA dehydrogenase family protein has translation MAANPATFTDRQILTDDLLATIRGRAADHDRENTFFADDLADLKAAGYLQAMVPEHLGGAGLTLRETAREQARLAGAAPATALAVNMHHVWVAVARYLHERGDDSLDWLLRETAHGEVFGFGYSEAGNDLVLLGSRTEARPDGDGGYTFHGRKIFTSNSPGWTRLGVMGLDDTTDPDDPRIVHAFVTRDGGGFEILDDWDTLGMRASQSCTTVLDGAHARADRVIRRLQPGPSLDPYVLGIFTSFEILLASVYTGIADRALQLAVETVGRRRSMKTGKAYSQDPDIRWRVASAALALDGIWPQLDQLAGEVDALVDRGAGWFRATAGLKVRATETARYVVDEAIRCSGGSTYFNRSELGRLYRDVLAGIFHPSDDESAHSTVAQSLLGPLE, from the coding sequence ATGGCCGCCAACCCCGCGACGTTCACCGACCGGCAGATCCTCACCGACGACCTCCTGGCCACGATCCGCGGCCGGGCCGCGGACCACGACCGCGAGAACACGTTCTTCGCCGACGACCTCGCCGACCTCAAGGCCGCCGGCTACCTGCAGGCGATGGTCCCCGAGCACCTGGGGGGCGCCGGGCTGACGCTGCGCGAGACGGCCCGCGAGCAGGCGCGCCTCGCGGGCGCCGCCCCGGCAACCGCGCTGGCGGTCAACATGCACCACGTGTGGGTCGCCGTCGCGCGCTACCTGCACGAGCGCGGCGACGACTCGCTCGACTGGCTGCTGCGCGAGACCGCGCACGGCGAGGTGTTCGGCTTCGGCTACTCCGAGGCGGGCAACGACCTCGTGCTGCTCGGCTCGCGCACGGAGGCGCGGCCCGACGGCGACGGCGGCTACACGTTCCACGGCCGGAAGATCTTCACGTCGAACTCGCCGGGCTGGACCCGCCTCGGCGTCATGGGCCTCGACGACACCACGGACCCCGACGACCCGCGCATCGTGCACGCGTTCGTCACGCGCGACGGCGGGGGGTTCGAGATCCTCGACGACTGGGACACCCTCGGCATGCGCGCGTCGCAGTCGTGCACCACGGTGCTCGACGGCGCGCACGCGCGCGCCGACCGTGTCATCCGCCGCCTGCAGCCCGGCCCGAGCCTCGACCCGTACGTGCTGGGCATCTTCACGTCGTTCGAGATCCTGCTCGCCTCCGTCTACACGGGGATCGCCGACCGCGCGCTCCAGCTCGCCGTCGAGACGGTCGGCCGCCGGCGGTCGATGAAGACCGGCAAGGCCTACTCGCAGGACCCGGACATCCGGTGGCGCGTCGCCTCGGCCGCGCTCGCGCTCGACGGCATCTGGCCGCAGCTCGACCAGCTCGCCGGCGAGGTCGACGCGCTCGTCGACCGCGGTGCGGGCTGGTTCCGCGCGACGGCGGGCCTCAAGGTCCGGGCGACCGAGACGGCGCGCTACGTCGTCGACGAGGCGATCCGCTGCTCGGGCGGGTCGACGTACTTCAACCGCTCGGAGCTCGGCCGCCTGTACCGCGACGTGCTCGCGGGCATCTTCCACCCGTCCGACGACGAGTCCGCGCACTCGACCGTCGCCCAGTCGTTGCTCGGCCCGCTGGAGTAG